The nucleotide window GAATCCGCAGATATTGTGATTTGTCAGACAAATCCTAATATGCCACGGGTCCTGGGCAGAAGCTTTATCCACGTCAATGATGTTGATTATATTGTTGAACATGAGGAAGAGCTTTTAACCATTCAACCGCTTCCGGAACTTGAAACCGCCAATACCATTGCCAGGCATATTTCGAGACTGATTGATGACGGCTCCACCCTTCAGACCAATTTAGGCGTCACAAATGAAGCCACCATGATCTGCCTGTCTGAAAAAAACGATATTGGCGTCCATTCTCAATATTTATCAGACAGCCTCATGCGACTTTTTTCCATGGGGGTTATCACCAACAAAAAAAAAGGGTTTAATGATGGTAAGCTTGTGGCGGGAAGTGCGGTGGGATCTAATCTTCTTTATGAATTTATTGATGATAATCCATCCATTGAATTTCACCCTTCAGATTATATCAATAATCCTTCCATCATTGCCCGGCACAATGCCATGGTTACGCTTAACACGGCAATGGCCATAGATTTGACAGGACAGGTTGCAGCAGACGCACTGCCTTTTAATAATTATACCGGCATTAACGGCCTGCTTGACTTTACAAGGGGGGCTGCCATGTCAAAGGGCGGCAAATCAATTCTGATTATGACCTCTACATCAAATCACGGCCGGGAAAGCCGGATAATTCCCAGTTTATCAGAAATTGCCGTGGTGGTTCCAAGAGGAGACGTTCAATATGTGGCAACAGAATATGGTGTTGTTAACCTTTTCGGAAAAACCCTCCAGGAAAGAGCCATGGCACTGATCAGCATTGCCCACCCCGATTTCAGAGACGAGCTGTTTTCAAAAGCAAAAGAGCTTGAATTAATTGATATAGGCAGAAAATTCAAACAGGCAATTAAAGGCGTTTATCCCTTAAAATATGAAGAAACCGTTATCATTAATGAAATCCCCGTCATGTTCAGGCCTGCAAAACCCATTGACGAAAGAAGCATACAAGAACACTATTATACAATGAACCGAGGAGATATCGTCTCCCGGTTTTTTCATGAAAAAAAGAGTTTTGTCCATGATCAGATTGATACGACATTTGAAATTGATTATATCAATGACCTTACCATTGTTGCCACAATTGGAGAACTGGGGTTTGAAAAAATAATAGCTGTTGGCGAATATTTTAGAAATTCCATCATCAATATGGCTGAAATTGCATTTTCCGTATCAAAAGAATACCAGCACATGGGAATTGCACAGATTCTTCAAAAAATGCTGGCAAGGGCAGCAATGGATAATGGAATCAAAGGGCTTGTGGCATATACCTCTCCTGAAAACAAAGGAATGAAAAAATTATTTTATAAGCTTCCATATAAAGTCAGATCAGAAAAAGATGAGGATATGATTATTCTAAGCTGCCTGTTCTCTGAACCTAAAAACAATCAAGAAAAACAAGACTATCAAGAAGAATAGACCCACTAACCCGGCCCTTTTCCCGGGCCGGGACACTTGCAAAATTTATTTTTTCAAAAGCAATGCAACAGATTCAATATGATAGGTATGGGGAAACATATCAACCGGTTGTATCTCTTTAATATCATATTCCGGGGCCAGCATTTCAAGATCCCTGGCAAGGGTTGCAGGATTGCATGAGACATAAACAATTTTTTCAGGGCTGATGTAAAGCACCTGTTGAACAACATCCTTGTGCATGCCAACCCTTGGAGGATCAATAATCATCACATCGGGTTTTTGTTTCAAACCTGGCAGGACATCTTTGATATCCCCTTCAAAAAATTCACAGTTTTCAATTCCATTCAATTGGGCATTGAGCTTTGCATCAACCACAGCACTTTTTACGATCTCTATGCCATACACCATTTTTGCCTGATCAGACAGCCAGATGGGAATTGTGCCGGTTCCGGAATAAAGATCAATCACAGTTTCTTTGCCAGTCAAAGCCGCATACTCCGATACTTTGGCGTATAAATTTTCACAAGACCTTGTATTGGTCTGAAAAAATGAATTGGGTGAAATTTTAAACACAAATTTTCCCAGCCTTTCTTTTATATGATCTTTACCATAAAGACAGATCTCTTCTTTGCCAATGGAAACACCGGATTTGGCATCAGTAATATTGTTCATAACAGATTTAATCTGCGGATGATTTTGAGTCAGAACAGATGCAAGATCCCGGACCACATCCATT belongs to Desulfobacula toluolica Tol2 and includes:
- a CDS encoding bifunctional acetyl-CoA hydrolase/transferase family protein/GNAT family N-acetyltransferase; the encoded protein is MQKTSYWADSYVQKLTSAKKALQHIQPGQRVFIGSSCGEPQHLVSELSETCSRFTDLEIVRLLSIESGPLTLVANRSHSQQFNIRSFYLGSASPTKIHRNKRFITPINLSQIPHLFKSRMMPLNAALIQASPPDDFGWMSLGVSVDITLAACESADIVICQTNPNMPRVLGRSFIHVNDVDYIVEHEEELLTIQPLPELETANTIARHISRLIDDGSTLQTNLGVTNEATMICLSEKNDIGVHSQYLSDSLMRLFSMGVITNKKKGFNDGKLVAGSAVGSNLLYEFIDDNPSIEFHPSDYINNPSIIARHNAMVTLNTAMAIDLTGQVAADALPFNNYTGINGLLDFTRGAAMSKGGKSILIMTSTSNHGRESRIIPSLSEIAVVVPRGDVQYVATEYGVVNLFGKTLQERAMALISIAHPDFRDELFSKAKELELIDIGRKFKQAIKGVYPLKYEETVIINEIPVMFRPAKPIDERSIQEHYYTMNRGDIVSRFFHEKKSFVHDQIDTTFEIDYINDLTIVATIGELGFEKIIAVGEYFRNSIINMAEIAFSVSKEYQHMGIAQILQKMLARAAMDNGIKGLVAYTSPENKGMKKLFYKLPYKVRSEKDEDMIILSCLFSEPKNNQEKQDYQEE